One segment of Coffea arabica cultivar ET-39 chromosome 7c, Coffea Arabica ET-39 HiFi, whole genome shotgun sequence DNA contains the following:
- the LOC113699356 gene encoding uncharacterized protein isoform X1, producing the protein MAVSWTRFSWWWWSGKEKEPVPNGSSSMNTLPDWGFGLREPDNLKFRSVMAAKMAPSSRKVKRKWKSREERRRIDKEYDVVLVPSDGVCLSGSESDDSDWSIGWLEPHAPDFQSEDEADDSFAVLVPCYRHAYTELEREPRGSNQFLSAIKNLPNEYSDVSDGKKYVEQWLSSLQNF; encoded by the exons ATGGCTGTTTCTTGGACTAGATTCTCGTGGTGGTGGTGGAGTGGTAAGGAGAAAGAGCCGGTTCCCAACGGGTCTTCTTCGATGAATACCTTACCTGATTGGGGATTTGGATTAAGGGAACCGGATAATTTGAAGTTTAGATCAGTTATGGCCGCAAAAATGGCACCGAGTAGCAGGAAGGTTAAGAGGAAATGGAAGAGCAGGGAGGAGAGGAGGAGAATTGATAAAGAGTATGATGTGGTGTTGGTGCCATCTGATGGTGTTTGTTTGTCAGGGTCTGAATCCGATGACTCAGACTGGTCAATTGGGTGGCTGGAACCACATGCCCCTGATTTCCAGAGTGAAGATGAGGCAGATGACAGTTTTGCTGTGCTTGTTCCTTGCTATAGGCATGCTTACACGGAATTGGAGAGGGAGCCTAGAGGGAGTAATCAGTTCTTGAGTGCTATTAAGAACCTCCCAAATGAGTACTCTGATG TTTCAGATGGCAAGAAGTATGTGGAGCAGTGGCTTTCTTCACTCCAGAATTTCTGA
- the LOC113699356 gene encoding uncharacterized protein isoform X2, which translates to MAVSWTRFSWWWWSGKEKEPVPNGSSSMNTLPDWGFGLREPDNLKFRSVMAAKMAPSSRKVKRKWKSREERRRIDKEYDVVLVPSDGVCLSGSESDDSDWSIGWLEPHAPDFQSEDEADDSFAVLVPCYRHAYTELEREPRGSNQFLSAIKNLPNEYSDDGKKYVEQWLSSLQNF; encoded by the exons ATGGCTGTTTCTTGGACTAGATTCTCGTGGTGGTGGTGGAGTGGTAAGGAGAAAGAGCCGGTTCCCAACGGGTCTTCTTCGATGAATACCTTACCTGATTGGGGATTTGGATTAAGGGAACCGGATAATTTGAAGTTTAGATCAGTTATGGCCGCAAAAATGGCACCGAGTAGCAGGAAGGTTAAGAGGAAATGGAAGAGCAGGGAGGAGAGGAGGAGAATTGATAAAGAGTATGATGTGGTGTTGGTGCCATCTGATGGTGTTTGTTTGTCAGGGTCTGAATCCGATGACTCAGACTGGTCAATTGGGTGGCTGGAACCACATGCCCCTGATTTCCAGAGTGAAGATGAGGCAGATGACAGTTTTGCTGTGCTTGTTCCTTGCTATAGGCATGCTTACACGGAATTGGAGAGGGAGCCTAGAGGGAGTAATCAGTTCTTGAGTGCTATTAAGAACCTCCCAAATGAGTACTCTGATG ATGGCAAGAAGTATGTGGAGCAGTGGCTTTCTTCACTCCAGAATTTCTGA